The window TACCTGAGAATTATGAAGAATTAAAAAAACAGGCAAATCGAACGGCTGATTGGCGAGAACGACTCCATGCAGTGGAAGAGTTAGGACAATGGAAGAATAAATACGTAATCGAGATCTTGATGCGATTAATGAAAAATGATGCTGTGTACAAGATTCAAGAAGCTGCTTACCAAAACTTGAAAAGATTAGGTGAAGATGTAGAGTTACCGCCACGGAAAAAAGGTGATTTGGTTAAAGATGTTTCTAAAGTTATCATAAGAATCAAAAAAAGTTTGCCAGAAGGTCATAGCTATAAAGAGTTTAAAGAGAAATTACAGAAGATGAGACTAGATGTGTATGATACATACGAAGGCGATATGGGAGCCGATTTTGATAAGTGGCTTAAAACCAAGTGGGAAACACTTTCTAAAAGGTAGGATTACATAATGCTTCATTATCACATAAAGCTTAAAACCCGATTTCATAACTGGAATCGGGTTTTTAGCATGCTAGGACGGATAATGATAGGGAATAGTAGAAACGAATAAACTAACTAAACTTGATCCCAATCAATTAACAATGAAAATCATTATCATATAATAGGGGTGGAAATGAATCTTTCTATTAAAAGTTTTTGTAGCATGATTTTATTTGAAAGTGAAGCGAGGGAAAGTATGCGAACTCTATTATTTCAAGGATATTTATGGGGTTATATTTTAAGTAAAGCAAACAAAACCTTTACTATCAACAAATTAAATAAAGTGGGTAAGTACAAAGAAAAATTAGAATTAATTAATAAGCTGATTTTACAATGCACAAAAAAATTGGTTAAAATTTCAGGTGCCGATGTAACAGTAACAGGAACAGATAATGTTCCTTTAGATGAACCCGTCTTATATGTTGGGAACCATCAAAGTAATATGGATATTCCCCTTTTATATTCAACTGCTCCTCAAACTATGGCGTTTGTCACAAAAAAGGAAATGGAAAAAATCCCTTTATTGGGTTATTGGATGAAAGAGCGAGGCTGCGTGTTTATCGACAGGGATAACGCTCGTAGCTCTTTAAAGGCAATTAACCAAGCCATAGAAAATTTAAAATTAGGTCATGCCATGGCGATTTTCCCTGAAGGAACAAGAAGCAAAGGTCCTCAAGTAGGAGATTTTAAATCGGGTAGTTTAAGGATAGCGATTAAATCAGGAGTTAAAGTTATTCCTGTTTCTATCAAGGATTCTTACAAATTGATCGAAAAAAATGGAAAAAATACACCTGCGAAAGTCTCTTTGCATTATTCTGAACCCATTGATTCAAAAAAATTTAAAGGGACAAACGAGCTAGCTGCAGAAGTTTTAGCACAAATAAAAAAACATTTGTAATATATCTCGGAAGTGAATTGTGTAAAAGAATTCTGGCTGTTGCCTGCTACTATTAAAATGTAGGAGGTTTTTTTCTCGTTTTAACAAAACGACATTATTATGGTGCATAAAGGTATAAATAGGTATAATAGTCATATGATATTTCAAAATAAGGAAGGAAATGAATAATATGGAATGGAATCAAGATGCAAAGGATTTATTGGAGGAACTAGTAAAACCAATCCCAGTTTTTGTACGTCCAATGGTTAAAAAGAAAATAGAGTCTATTATTTTGGATGGAGTCGAGGGAGAAAATGTATGCAAGGATGATGTGGTAAAAGGGTACATCATTGCATCACCCGGTGAAATGCAAGAACGGGCTATTAAGCTGCTAAAAGC of the Bacillus sp. 1NLA3E genome contains:
- a CDS encoding DUF2621 family protein, which encodes MEWNQDAKDLLEELVKPIPVFVRPMVKKKIESIILDGVEGENVCKDDVVKGYIIASPGEMQERAIKLLKAKGIDLAPFDDLLGQVK
- a CDS encoding HEAT repeat domain-containing protein, with the protein product MKNTEEKRTLPENYEELKKQANRTADWRERLHAVEELGQWKNKYVIEILMRLMKNDAVYKIQEAAYQNLKRLGEDVELPPRKKGDLVKDVSKVIIRIKKSLPEGHSYKEFKEKLQKMRLDVYDTYEGDMGADFDKWLKTKWETLSKR
- a CDS encoding lysophospholipid acyltransferase family protein → MNLSIKSFCSMILFESEARESMRTLLFQGYLWGYILSKANKTFTINKLNKVGKYKEKLELINKLILQCTKKLVKISGADVTVTGTDNVPLDEPVLYVGNHQSNMDIPLLYSTAPQTMAFVTKKEMEKIPLLGYWMKERGCVFIDRDNARSSLKAINQAIENLKLGHAMAIFPEGTRSKGPQVGDFKSGSLRIAIKSGVKVIPVSIKDSYKLIEKNGKNTPAKVSLHYSEPIDSKKFKGTNELAAEVLAQIKKHL